In Planctomycetia bacterium, one DNA window encodes the following:
- a CDS encoding TGS domain-containing protein, producing the protein MAVNQSPMYNKAEERYRNASSPAEKVAALEEMLRLVPKHKASEKLQAALKQKLSAAREAAASAHKHKSGGGQHDAFSVPKQGAGQVVLMGAANVGKSSIVGALTSAKVEIADYPFSTHAAVPGMAHHEDVPIQLVDMPPIMAGHVQPGMMGAFRAADVLLITVDLSAIELIEQYEQCLTLLASHGVRPVSEAILEFDEDESAAVPKRAILAANKLDTPGARDNLDGFRELTGCPLKIVPVSATSGEGLPEMMAAVFELLNVIRVYAKKPGKPVDKSSPFILPVGATIHDLAVHIHKDLAEKLSGARIWGGTVHDGQLVTATHVLTDKNVVELHEK; encoded by the coding sequence ATGGCCGTCAATCAATCACCGATGTACAACAAGGCCGAGGAGCGTTATCGCAATGCGTCCTCGCCGGCGGAGAAGGTGGCCGCGCTGGAGGAAATGCTCCGGCTGGTGCCCAAGCACAAGGCCAGCGAGAAACTCCAGGCCGCGTTGAAACAGAAACTCTCGGCGGCGCGCGAAGCGGCCGCATCGGCTCATAAACACAAGTCCGGCGGCGGGCAGCACGACGCGTTCAGCGTGCCAAAACAGGGGGCCGGCCAGGTCGTGTTGATGGGTGCGGCCAACGTCGGAAAGAGTTCGATCGTGGGGGCGCTGACCAGTGCGAAAGTGGAAATCGCCGATTACCCGTTCTCGACGCATGCGGCCGTGCCGGGCATGGCGCATCACGAGGATGTTCCGATCCAGTTGGTGGACATGCCGCCGATCATGGCGGGGCATGTGCAGCCGGGGATGATGGGGGCATTTCGTGCGGCGGACGTATTGCTGATCACGGTGGATTTGTCTGCGATCGAGTTGATCGAGCAATATGAGCAGTGCCTGACGTTGCTGGCGTCGCATGGGGTGCGGCCGGTGTCGGAGGCGATTCTGGAGTTCGACGAGGACGAATCGGCGGCGGTGCCGAAACGGGCGATCCTTGCGGCGAACAAGCTGGATACGCCGGGGGCGCGGGATAATCTCGACGGATTTCGAGAATTGACCGGCTGCCCGCTGAAGATCGTGCCGGTGTCGGCGACGAGCGGCGAGGGTCTGCCGGAGATGATGGCGGCGGTGTTTGAACTTCTCAACGTCATTCGCGTCTATGCGAAGAAGCCGGGCAAACCGGTGGACAAGTCGTCGCCGTTCATTCTTCCGGTCGGCGCGACAATCCACGATTTGGCGGTGCATATTCATAAGGATCTTGCGGAGAAGTTAAGCGGCGCGAGAATCTGGGGCGGCACGGTTCACGATGGGCAACTTGTGACCGCAACGCATGTGTTGACGGACAAGAACGTGGTAGAATTGCACGAGAAGTAA
- a CDS encoding YfcE family phosphodiesterase yields the protein MILGILSDSHGDVHATQRAIELLRESGATRFIHCGDLCGTGVLDALAGLDCYFVWGNCDHPDAAMNKYVRDIGLPVPNGRLTLYIAGKSIAAFHGHEEEFHAAAGSDHFDYILYGHTHRYADTRIGRTRLINPGALYRARPHTVATLDPSTDKLTVLRLDTGRPV from the coding sequence ATGATTCTGGGAATCCTGTCTGACAGCCACGGCGACGTCCACGCCACGCAACGCGCCATCGAATTGCTGCGCGAAAGCGGCGCGACGCGATTCATTCACTGCGGCGATCTGTGCGGCACGGGCGTCCTCGACGCGCTCGCCGGACTGGATTGCTACTTCGTCTGGGGAAATTGCGACCACCCCGATGCCGCGATGAACAAGTACGTCCGCGACATCGGTCTGCCGGTCCCCAACGGCCGACTCACGCTCTACATCGCCGGCAAATCAATTGCAGCCTTTCACGGACACGAGGAAGAATTTCACGCTGCCGCCGGGAGCGACCATTTCGATTACATCCTCTACGGCCACACCCATCGCTACGCCGACACGCGCATCGGCCGCACGCGGCTGATCAACCCCGGCGCGCTCTACCGCGCCCGGCCGCATACGGTGGCCACGCTCGATCCATCGACGGACAAGTTGACGGTATTGCGGCTGGACACCGGACGGCCGGTTTGA
- a CDS encoding right-handed parallel beta-helix repeat-containing protein yields MVLRSPILGGSKREKGSSRGSRFLLLGGLLVVSTLGVRDAMASVIYVDDSATGANSGQNWTDAYVNLSAALGTAAAGDEVWVAEGTYLSGGGITLPSGVVLYGGFAGNESAANQRNWNVHITTIAGPGFPGNDGSVLIATGTASGTILDGFTITDGYPVFAPGGGLYVNGGWMTVRHCVFQNNYLGWSYGAGLCATNATLIVENCIFSGNYSHLGSGGGMALTGATAATITDCVFSGNTVVTAGSGGEGQGAGIYNESSLPVSVTRCTFDGNIGRPFFVCQNSSQYAYGGGIDSVSSGLTVRDCVFRNNQAHYGAGIFAWGNTTIINSVFHHNTATVMCVNDFISAGGEGAAVGGLTFSPATINVINCTIAANTGREGVGLITYNAMNANLRNTIVWGNIANGEDIAPIDGQIKGNLNSQYSCIQHLLEPIPGEDPPDPANYPGCLDTNPQLVSVATGNLRLAAVSPCIDAGKNAFVPVGVVTDLDGAPRFSDVASVPDTGVGTPPIVDMGAYERPSLLLGDLNCDGVINMQDVPLFVLALVDPAAYTTGQPNCDVLRADMNSDGLANGRDTQGFITALTGP; encoded by the coding sequence ATGGTGTTGAGAAGCCCAATTCTTGGCGGAAGCAAACGAGAGAAGGGATCATCCCGGGGTTCTCGCTTCCTCCTCCTGGGCGGCCTGCTGGTTGTTTCAACCCTCGGCGTGCGCGATGCCATGGCGAGTGTAATCTACGTGGACGACTCGGCGACGGGCGCGAATTCCGGCCAGAACTGGACGGATGCCTACGTCAATCTGTCGGCGGCGCTGGGCACGGCCGCGGCGGGAGACGAAGTCTGGGTGGCAGAGGGGACGTATTTATCCGGCGGTGGGATCACGTTGCCGAGCGGTGTGGTACTTTATGGCGGCTTTGCCGGGAACGAGTCCGCCGCCAATCAGCGCAACTGGAATGTTCACATCACGACCATCGCGGGGCCGGGCTTCCCCGGGAACGACGGCAGCGTGCTGATCGCGACCGGAACGGCTTCGGGAACGATCCTGGACGGGTTCACCATCACGGACGGCTACCCGGTTTTCGCACCCGGCGGGGGTTTGTACGTAAACGGTGGATGGATGACGGTCCGCCATTGCGTGTTTCAGAATAATTACCTCGGCTGGTCGTACGGAGCCGGTCTGTGTGCTACGAATGCGACGCTAATAGTTGAAAATTGTATTTTTTCCGGCAACTACAGCCATCTGGGAAGTGGCGGAGGGATGGCCCTGACCGGCGCGACCGCGGCCACGATCACGGATTGCGTTTTTTCTGGTAATACCGTTGTAACCGCCGGCAGCGGAGGCGAGGGACAGGGGGCCGGGATTTATAACGAATCGAGTCTGCCGGTCAGTGTGACGCGTTGCACGTTCGACGGGAACATCGGACGGCCGTTTTTTGTCTGCCAGAATTCCTCCCAATACGCATACGGAGGCGGAATCGACAGTGTATCCAGCGGGCTGACGGTCCGCGACTGCGTGTTTCGCAACAACCAGGCGCACTATGGGGCGGGTATCTTCGCCTGGGGAAACACCACAATCATCAACTCGGTGTTCCACCACAATACCGCGACGGTCATGTGCGTGAATGACTTTATCAGCGCCGGCGGCGAGGGCGCGGCGGTGGGCGGCTTGACGTTCAGTCCCGCTACGATCAACGTCATCAACTGCACGATCGCGGCCAACACCGGCAGAGAGGGCGTCGGCTTGATTACGTACAATGCCATGAACGCCAATCTGCGAAACACAATCGTCTGGGGCAACATAGCTAATGGAGAAGACATTGCCCCGATCGACGGACAAATCAAGGGCAATTTGAATTCTCAATACAGTTGCATCCAGCATCTGCTTGAACCGATCCCCGGCGAGGATCCGCCTGATCCGGCGAATTATCCCGGCTGCCTTGACACGAATCCGCAACTTGTCAGCGTGGCAACTGGGAACCTTCGCCTGGCCGCCGTCTCCCCGTGCATTGATGCGGGCAAGAACGCGTTTGTGCCGGTGGGCGTTGTCACCGATCTCGACGGAGCACCGCGCTTCAGCGACGTGGCAAGCGTTCCCGATACCGGCGTGGGCACGCCGCCGATCGTGGACATGGGCGCCTACGAGCGTCCATCGCTTCTTCTGGGCGATTTGAACTGCGACGGCGTGATAAACATGCAGGATGTGCCGCTGTTTGTTCTGGCGTTGGTCGATCCGGCGGCCTACACCACGGGACAGCCAAACTGCGACGTCCTGCGAGCGGACATGAACTCCGATGGCTTGGCAAATGGGCGTGATACGCAAGGGTTCATCACCGCTTTGACCGGACCATGA
- a CDS encoding glucose-6-phosphate isomerase, with product MDARDRWRRFNQFWCCIPGLDISLDVSRMPMDEAFVRRMGPAMTRAFDEMAALESGTIANRDENRMVGHYWLRAPDLAPSAEIARVIRASIVAVQKFAEDVHAGRVRPAGAPRFAQLLCIGIGGSALGPMLVADALGHPSRDKLTPHFLDNTDPDGIARVLAGLSGRLGETLCIVTSKSGGTPETRNAMLLVDAAYRAAGLSFAQHAVAITMPGSAMDQHAKQQQWLARFEMFDWVGGRTSVTSAVGLLPAALQGLDITAMLEGARLCDAATRISDPMKNPAALMALAWHAATDGRGSRDMVVLPYKDRLLLLGRYLQQLIMESLGKRLDRDGKTVEQGLTVYGNKGSTDQHAYVQQLRDGVANFFVTFVRVLDSGGDSLEVQPGATSGDYLHGFLLGTREALSDRGRPSMMITLPRVEARSLGALIALFERAVGLYASLVNINAYDQPGVEAGKKAAATVLALQGRVFASLKGEPRTAEELARTLNPSDAAGDLETIYLILEHLAARGLARRVEGHSPESARFERGSDKGQG from the coding sequence ATGGACGCGCGCGATCGCTGGCGACGGTTCAATCAATTCTGGTGCTGCATCCCAGGCCTGGATATTTCGCTCGACGTCAGTCGAATGCCGATGGACGAAGCGTTCGTTCGGCGGATGGGTCCGGCGATGACCCGTGCGTTCGATGAAATGGCGGCGCTGGAGTCCGGCACGATCGCCAACCGCGATGAGAATCGCATGGTAGGCCATTACTGGCTGCGCGCGCCGGACCTCGCGCCGTCGGCGGAGATCGCCCGCGTCATTCGCGCGTCGATCGTCGCGGTGCAGAAGTTCGCCGAGGACGTTCATGCAGGGCGCGTTCGACCGGCCGGTGCGCCGCGCTTTGCGCAACTGCTTTGCATCGGGATCGGCGGCTCGGCGCTGGGTCCGATGCTCGTCGCCGATGCGCTGGGTCACCCATCGCGCGACAAGCTAACGCCGCACTTCCTCGACAACACCGATCCCGACGGCATCGCGCGTGTGCTGGCAGGCTTGAGCGGCCGCCTTGGGGAGACGCTCTGCATCGTCACGTCCAAGAGCGGCGGCACGCCCGAAACGCGCAACGCGATGTTGCTGGTGGACGCGGCCTATCGCGCGGCGGGATTGTCATTCGCACAACATGCCGTCGCCATCACGATGCCCGGCTCGGCGATGGACCAGCACGCCAAGCAGCAGCAATGGCTGGCGCGGTTTGAGATGTTCGATTGGGTCGGCGGGCGGACAAGCGTCACGTCGGCGGTGGGCCTGCTGCCCGCGGCGCTTCAGGGGCTGGACATCACGGCAATGCTGGAAGGCGCGAGGCTTTGCGATGCCGCGACGCGCATCAGCGACCCGATGAAGAACCCTGCCGCGCTCATGGCACTAGCCTGGCACGCGGCGACCGACGGCCGCGGGTCGCGGGACATGGTCGTGCTTCCGTACAAGGATCGGCTGCTGCTATTGGGGCGCTATTTGCAGCAGCTCATCATGGAGTCGCTGGGCAAGCGGCTGGACCGCGACGGGAAGACGGTCGAACAGGGGTTGACGGTTTACGGCAACAAGGGTTCGACCGATCAGCACGCGTATGTGCAGCAGCTTCGCGACGGCGTGGCGAATTTCTTCGTGACGTTTGTGCGCGTGCTGGACAGCGGCGGGGATTCGCTCGAAGTGCAGCCCGGCGCGACGAGCGGCGACTATTTGCACGGCTTCCTGCTCGGCACGCGCGAGGCGCTGTCGGATCGCGGTCGGCCGTCGATGATGATCACGCTGCCGCGCGTGGAAGCGCGCAGCCTGGGGGCGCTCATCGCCCTGTTCGAGCGAGCGGTGGGTCTATACGCGAGCCTGGTGAACATTAACGCATACGATCAGCCGGGCGTCGAAGCGGGCAAGAAGGCGGCGGCCACGGTGCTGGCGTTGCAGGGGCGGGTTTTCGCGTCGCTGAAGGGCGAACCGCGGACGGCGGAGGAACTCGCCCGGACGTTGAATCCTTCCGACGCTGCGGGCGATCTGGAAACAATTTATTTGATATTGGAGCACCTTGCGGCGCGCGGATTGGCACGACGCGTCGAGGGCCATTCGCCGGAATCGGCGAGGTTCGAGCGCGGGTCCGATAAAGGACAAGGTTGA
- a CDS encoding ABC transporter permease, with translation MSHARIIGTIAWKHFRILSRSRATLAVIFLPGIVLYSIFTQIFAGPAGRPFKVAVIDHDRTPQSQLLLDTLKEERVKVITTRNEAPDGEPLTEQSVQEAIRREGKFRVALVIPKGYGLAPNVLSGPAHRGIVMYYDETQDSEADIVIGLVQMAAGRNVFEQLFGVRRKEGESATTGPARPQALIQVDRRGVAIQRMVVASKHTFLAGIVPMFLLFLSTGAGRGLLEEITSGTIRRQLAAPIHPVHIVMGQQLFAVTLGLVHCYVMYLYAWAVFGVAIWDMTGGLFVLTLATCMATTAFGLLLGAISRTYEQLDSIGTMVNLAMSAIGGSMVPRWIMPDFMQKLGLLTINGWSYDGFIALIRNEGLGGILPEAAVLVGMAAAFAGVGCTLLTRRLRAA, from the coding sequence ATGTCACACGCACGGATCATCGGGACGATCGCTTGGAAACATTTTCGGATTCTTTCGCGCTCGCGCGCGACGCTGGCGGTCATCTTCCTGCCGGGCATCGTGCTGTATTCGATCTTCACGCAGATTTTCGCCGGGCCGGCGGGTCGCCCGTTCAAGGTCGCCGTGATCGACCACGACCGCACGCCGCAGTCGCAGTTGCTCTTAGACACCTTGAAGGAAGAGCGTGTGAAAGTCATCACGACGCGAAACGAAGCGCCCGACGGCGAGCCGCTCACGGAGCAGAGTGTGCAGGAGGCGATCCGCCGCGAGGGCAAGTTTCGCGTGGCGCTGGTCATTCCCAAAGGCTACGGCCTGGCGCCGAACGTGCTGTCCGGCCCGGCGCATCGCGGCATCGTGATGTACTACGACGAAACGCAGGACAGCGAGGCGGACATTGTCATCGGCCTCGTGCAGATGGCGGCGGGGCGAAATGTCTTCGAGCAGTTGTTCGGTGTTCGTCGCAAAGAAGGTGAGTCCGCAACGACCGGGCCGGCCCGGCCGCAAGCGCTGATTCAGGTCGACCGGCGCGGCGTGGCGATTCAGCGGATGGTGGTCGCGTCGAAGCATACGTTTCTCGCGGGCATCGTGCCGATGTTCCTGCTGTTTCTCTCGACCGGTGCGGGGCGGGGGTTGTTGGAAGAAATCACCAGCGGCACGATCCGCCGGCAACTGGCTGCGCCGATCCATCCGGTGCACATCGTCATGGGGCAGCAACTGTTCGCGGTCACGCTCGGTCTCGTGCATTGTTACGTCATGTACCTTTACGCGTGGGCGGTGTTCGGCGTCGCCATCTGGGACATGACCGGCGGTCTGTTTGTGTTGACGCTTGCCACGTGCATGGCGACGACGGCGTTCGGGCTGCTGCTCGGCGCGATCTCGCGCACCTACGAGCAGCTCGACTCCATCGGCACGATGGTGAACCTCGCCATGAGCGCCATCGGCGGCAGCATGGTTCCGCGCTGGATCATGCCCGACTTCATGCAGAAGCTCGGGCTGCTCACGATCAACGGCTGGTCCTACGACGGCTTCATCGCGCTGATTCGCAACGAGGGACTGGGTGGGATTCTGCCCGAAGCGGCCGTGCTGGTCGGCATGGCCGCGGCGTTCGCTGGCGTCGGTTGCACGCTGTTGACGCGGCGTTTGCGCGCGGCGTGA
- a CDS encoding ABC transporter ATP-binding protein encodes MSVLTVSQLVKSYGSNRAVDGLSFEIAAGEVFGLLGPNGAGKSTTINIIAGLLRPDGGTVTLGSASAEDRVPLGGAAYKRRIGYVQQEISLADRMTGRENLWFVGRLYDLHGAALARRIDELLEAVGLIDRGDDLVGTWSGGMKRRLNIAAALLHDPRLVLLDEPTAGVDPQARAYIFEIVEGLASSGRAVLYTTHYMEEAQRLCHRTAIIDHGKLLAQGTLAELTRGSGIKRDLELCAPDLTAARMGELARRLGDVAWTLESDTAHIVVRDAGQTIALAARCADELGIHPTSISLREPNLETVFLELTGRALRD; translated from the coding sequence TTGAGCGTTCTCACCGTATCGCAGCTTGTCAAATCGTACGGATCGAACCGCGCGGTCGACGGCCTGTCGTTTGAGATCGCCGCCGGGGAGGTCTTCGGCCTGCTCGGCCCCAACGGGGCTGGTAAATCGACAACAATCAACATAATTGCCGGCCTGCTCCGGCCTGACGGCGGGACGGTCACGCTCGGCAGCGCGTCGGCGGAGGATCGGGTTCCGCTTGGCGGCGCGGCCTACAAGCGCCGCATCGGCTACGTGCAGCAGGAGATCAGCCTCGCCGATCGCATGACCGGTCGGGAGAATCTCTGGTTCGTCGGGCGGTTGTACGATCTGCATGGCGCGGCGCTGGCTCGGCGCATCGATGAGCTTCTCGAAGCCGTGGGTCTGATCGATCGCGGCGACGATCTGGTGGGCACGTGGTCGGGCGGGATGAAGCGGCGGCTGAACATCGCGGCGGCGCTGCTGCACGATCCGCGTCTGGTGCTGCTCGACGAGCCGACGGCGGGCGTCGATCCGCAGGCGCGGGCATACATTTTTGAGATTGTGGAGGGTCTGGCGTCGTCGGGCCGTGCGGTGTTGTACACGACGCATTACATGGAAGAAGCGCAGCGATTGTGTCACCGCACGGCGATCATCGATCACGGAAAGCTGCTGGCGCAGGGGACGCTGGCGGAGCTGACGCGCGGCAGTGGGATCAAGCGGGACCTGGAGCTGTGCGCGCCGGACCTGACGGCGGCGCGGATGGGCGAACTGGCGCGGCGCCTCGGCGACGTGGCCTGGACGCTGGAATCGGACACCGCGCACATTGTCGTTCGCGACGCAGGTCAGACCATCGCGCTGGCGGCGCGCTGCGCGGATGAGCTGGGCATTCATCCGACGTCGATCAGCCTGCGCGAGCCGAATCTGGAGACGGTGTTCCTCGAACTGACCGGCCGCGCGCTGCGCGATTAA
- a CDS encoding nucleotide sugar dehydrogenase, protein MAKNSQETTSLNSKDLEKRIDSRRALVGVMGMGYVGLPLVRTFGSAGYKCLGFDIDGSKVKQLNAGKSYIKHIPSSTISSLVRAGRFRATADFRELSKPDAIIICVPTPLSKSRDPDMSYIESTSRAIAAQLRKGQLVVLESTTYPGTTRELVKPILEAGSGLKAGRDFFLAFSPEREDPGRKDYSTETIPKVVGGNDPTSKRLAVKLYAGAIAQVVPVSSCEVAEAAKIVENVYRCVNIAMVNELKMLFDRMGIDVWDVINAAKTKPFGYSAFYPGPGLGGHCIPIDPFYLTWKARQYGEPTRFIELAGEINTHMPRYVINRLSDALNDRGKPLRGSRILVLGLAYKKDVDDLRESPSIELIELLRHAGAKVDYNDPHIPRTHRGREHDLRMKSVPLTPANLKRYDAVLISTDHSAYDYDAIVRHSKLVIDSRNATAKVRRGREKIVKA, encoded by the coding sequence ATGGCGAAGAATTCACAGGAGACAACTTCCTTGAACAGCAAGGATCTAGAGAAGCGAATTGACTCGCGCCGCGCGCTGGTCGGCGTCATGGGCATGGGTTACGTCGGTCTTCCGCTGGTGCGGACGTTCGGATCGGCGGGGTACAAGTGTCTGGGCTTTGATATAGACGGGTCGAAGGTGAAGCAGCTCAACGCGGGCAAGAGCTACATCAAGCATATCCCGTCGTCGACGATCAGTTCACTGGTTCGCGCCGGTCGGTTTCGCGCGACGGCGGATTTTCGGGAGTTGAGCAAGCCCGACGCGATCATCATCTGCGTGCCGACGCCGCTTTCGAAGAGCCGTGATCCGGACATGAGTTACATCGAATCGACGTCGCGGGCGATCGCGGCGCAGCTTCGCAAGGGGCAGCTCGTCGTGCTGGAGTCGACGACGTATCCCGGCACGACGCGTGAATTGGTCAAGCCGATCCTCGAAGCAGGCAGTGGTCTGAAGGCGGGACGTGATTTTTTCCTCGCGTTCAGTCCCGAGCGCGAAGACCCCGGCCGCAAGGACTACAGCACCGAAACGATACCGAAGGTGGTCGGCGGGAATGATCCGACGAGCAAGCGGCTGGCGGTGAAGCTGTACGCCGGAGCGATCGCGCAGGTCGTGCCCGTGTCGAGTTGCGAAGTGGCGGAGGCGGCCAAGATCGTCGAGAACGTCTACCGCTGCGTGAACATCGCGATGGTCAACGAGTTGAAGATGCTCTTTGACCGGATGGGCATCGACGTTTGGGACGTGATCAACGCGGCAAAGACCAAGCCGTTCGGGTATTCGGCGTTTTATCCCGGGCCTGGTCTGGGCGGGCACTGCATCCCGATCGATCCGTTTTACCTGACGTGGAAGGCGCGGCAGTACGGCGAGCCGACGCGGTTCATCGAACTGGCCGGCGAGATCAACACGCACATGCCGCGGTATGTGATTAATCGGTTGTCCGATGCGTTGAACGATCGGGGCAAGCCGCTTCGCGGATCTCGAATCCTCGTGCTGGGGCTCGCGTACAAGAAGGACGTTGATGATCTGCGGGAAAGCCCGAGCATCGAGTTGATCGAGCTGCTGCGGCATGCCGGCGCGAAGGTTGATTACAACGATCCGCACATTCCGCGCACGCATCGCGGCCGCGAGCACGATCTGCGCATGAAATCGGTGCCGTTGACACCGGCGAATTTGAAGCGCTATGACGCGGTGCTGATTTCCACCGATCACTCGGCCTATGACTACGATGCGATCGTGCGGCATTCGAAACTGGTGATCGACAGCCGCAACGCAACGGCGAAGGTGCGCAGGGGTCGTGAGAAGATCGTGAAAGCATAG
- a CDS encoding alpha/beta fold hydrolase, producing the protein MLPTSPLMLGGIWTAISHNWALFSILLTLLLLVIVPALVLAKYVRISLNIMKDTVPPLSVPQLCFDRIPGEERDVFAADGIRLRGVFMHPPPGVPRRGLIIFAPEFMSDRNSCARYCRPLIEAGYDVFSFDFRGHGESAKEDGYNPRQWASDREISDMTGVISFAEQWLEKMGYPLEIGLFGISRGACTSILVAAQNPVVKAIVVDGAFSSDHTLEHLMKRWAKIFAKVKFVYENHPPEFWRFLRWCLFVTCRFKFGCTYPSVKKALKRMPPRPLLFVHGQRDSYIPVEQSRMLYALAPQPKYLWIVPGAKHNQSVDMAPAEYARRTVEFFDQYLWRKAEPHNMYHPDRFARMARSARDGDTRSAPDRSDGESRVPASNANGTIEVASKSQN; encoded by the coding sequence ATGCTCCCAACCTCGCCCCTCATGCTTGGCGGAATCTGGACAGCCATCTCCCACAACTGGGCGCTGTTCTCCATTTTGCTTACGTTGCTCCTCCTGGTCATCGTGCCGGCGCTGGTTCTCGCCAAGTACGTCCGCATCAGCCTCAACATCATGAAGGACACGGTGCCGCCGCTCTCGGTGCCGCAGCTCTGCTTCGACCGCATCCCCGGCGAGGAGCGCGACGTCTTCGCCGCCGACGGCATCCGCCTGCGCGGCGTCTTCATGCACCCCCCGCCCGGTGTCCCGCGCCGCGGCCTCATCATCTTCGCGCCGGAGTTCATGAGCGACCGCAACAGTTGCGCACGGTACTGCCGCCCGCTGATCGAGGCCGGTTACGATGTGTTCTCCTTCGACTTCCGCGGACACGGAGAAAGTGCGAAAGAGGATGGCTACAACCCGCGCCAATGGGCCAGCGACCGCGAGATCTCCGACATGACCGGCGTCATCAGTTTCGCCGAACAATGGCTGGAGAAAATGGGCTACCCCCTCGAGATCGGTCTTTTCGGCATTTCACGCGGCGCGTGCACGTCGATCCTCGTCGCGGCCCAGAACCCCGTCGTGAAGGCCATCGTCGTCGACGGGGCCTTCTCCTCCGACCATACGCTCGAACACCTCATGAAACGCTGGGCCAAGATCTTCGCCAAAGTGAAGTTCGTCTATGAAAACCACCCGCCCGAGTTCTGGCGGTTCCTGCGTTGGTGCCTCTTTGTCACCTGCCGATTCAAGTTCGGCTGCACCTACCCGTCGGTCAAAAAGGCCCTCAAACGCATGCCGCCCCGACCGCTCCTCTTCGTCCACGGCCAACGCGACAGCTACATCCCCGTCGAGCAGTCGCGCATGCTTTATGCCCTCGCCCCACAGCCCAAGTACCTGTGGATCGTTCCCGGAGCGAAGCACAACCAATCGGTGGACATGGCACCGGCCGAGTACGCACGCCGCACGGTGGAGTTCTTCGATCAGTACCTCTGGCGCAAGGCCGAGCCGCACAACATGTACCACCCGGATCGCTTCGCTCGCATGGCACGCTCGGCGCGGGATGGTGACACGCGCTCGGCGCCTGACCGAAGCGATGGCGAGTCGCGCGTTCCCGCCTCCAACGCTAACGGGACGATCGAAGTCGCAAGCAAATCTCAAAACTGA
- a CDS encoding acyltransferase, producing the protein MPRIVRGGLIQATLSEPGTSPIEKIKKSMIDKHVGLIESAAKQGAQVVCLQELFYGPYFCCDQDTKWYSLVEKIPDGPTVKLMCDLAKRLKIVLVVPMYEEDLPGVYYNSAAVIDADGKYLGKYRKMHIPHVAPGFWEKFFFRPGNLGYPVFDTAVGKVGVYICYDRHFPEGARCLGLNGAEIVFNPSATVAGLSEYLWKLEQPAHAVANQYFVGAINRPGVEEPWRIGEFYGQSYFCDPRGQMLAMGKRVEDDVVVADLNLDMIREVRNTWQFFRDRRPESYGEIVRL; encoded by the coding sequence ATGCCACGCATTGTACGAGGCGGATTGATTCAGGCGACGTTGTCCGAGCCGGGAACCAGCCCGATTGAGAAGATCAAGAAGTCGATGATCGACAAGCACGTCGGGTTGATCGAAAGCGCCGCCAAGCAGGGGGCGCAGGTCGTCTGCTTGCAGGAATTGTTTTACGGGCCGTATTTCTGCTGCGATCAGGACACGAAGTGGTACAGCCTCGTGGAGAAGATTCCCGACGGGCCGACCGTGAAGCTGATGTGCGATCTGGCAAAGCGGCTGAAGATCGTGCTGGTGGTGCCGATGTACGAGGAAGACCTGCCCGGCGTGTATTACAACTCGGCCGCCGTGATCGACGCTGACGGAAAGTACCTCGGCAAATATCGCAAGATGCATATTCCGCACGTCGCGCCGGGATTCTGGGAGAAGTTCTTCTTCCGGCCGGGCAATCTGGGCTACCCGGTGTTTGATACGGCCGTCGGCAAGGTGGGCGTCTACATTTGCTACGATCGTCATTTTCCGGAGGGGGCGCGGTGTCTGGGATTGAACGGTGCGGAGATAGTTTTTAATCCGTCGGCGACGGTGGCGGGGTTGAGCGAGTATTTGTGGAAGCTGGAGCAGCCGGCCCACGCGGTGGCGAATCAGTATTTTGTCGGGGCGATCAATCGGCCTGGCGTGGAAGAGCCGTGGCGGATCGGCGAGTTCTACGGGCAGAGTTATTTCTGCGACCCGCGCGGGCAGATGCTGGCGATGGGCAAGCGCGTGGAGGATGACGTGGTGGTGGCGGATTTGAATCTGGACATGATCCGCGAGGTGCGGAACACGTGGCAGTTTTTCCGCGACCGCCGGCCGGAGAGCTATGGGGAGATTGTGCGGTTGTAG